Proteins encoded by one window of Candidatus Peregrinibacteria bacterium:
- the rplK gene encoding 50S ribosomal protein L11, with amino-acid sequence MAKKLVRIITIQIPAGKANPAPPIGTALGPTGITIQDFCKQFNEKTKEMGDVVVPAKISIYEDRTFSFILKSPPAAVLIRKAINIPKGSGVPHSEKVGNITRAQLEEIANMKMKDLNANDMDAAVKTIAGTARSMGVTVEG; translated from the coding sequence ATGGCAAAAAAACTCGTGAGAATCATCACCATTCAAATCCCAGCAGGAAAAGCAAACCCTGCACCTCCAATTGGAACTGCTCTTGGACCAACGGGAATTACAATTCAGGATTTCTGCAAGCAGTTTAATGAGAAGACCAAGGAAATGGGCGATGTGGTCGTTCCTGCAAAAATCAGTATTTATGAGGACAGGACGTTCTCCTTCATTTTGAAATCTCCTCCTGCAGCAGTTCTCATTCGAAAAGCGATCAATATCCCAAAAGGATCTGGAGTTCCTCACAGTGAAAAAGTGGGGAATATTACAAGAGCCCAGCTTGAGGAAATTGCGAATATGAAGATGAAGGATCTCAATGCAAATGATATGGATGCCGCAGTCAAAACCATCGCCGGAACAGCGAGGTCAATGGGAGTGACAGTTGAAGGCTAG